GCGTTTTAATGATGACGGAAGCATAGATCCGTCTTTCGGAAATGACGGTCGCGTGGTGATTGACATCAGCAATTCCAATGATTTTATTTACAGCATGGCGTTGCAGTCAGATGGTAAATTAGTACTGGCCGGTAAAACATTTACGGACATCTCAGGTGGTATTTATAGCAGATTATTAGTAGTCAGGTTGCTCGCAAATGGTTTACCCGACAGCAGTTTCGCAGGTGATGGAATCTATAACTTCGATTATTCTGCCAATGGAGAAGCACTGTACAATGTTGCCGTGCTGCCTGATGGAAAAATACTTGCAGCCGGCACAGTAACCAGCACAACTCCTGAGCTGCTCCTGTTACGACTTTTAGATGATGGTACACCTGATGCCTCTTTTGGCGGAGACGGATTTGTTCAGGTATCCGGACACCTCCTGATGAATCCAATGAAACTTGCCATTGATCCATCCAGCAGAATATTGATCAGCGGACAAACCACTACCGGTGGCAGATTCGGTGTAGAACGTTATAAAAGTAATGGCGTAATCGACAGCAGTTTCGGCATCGATGGATTGGCTGCGGCAAATATCGACATGGCTGCAGATATTCCATATACTCTCAAAATTTCAAGCGATGGAAAAATAGTAGTGGCAGGTAATTCAAAAGATCCGGTAACAGGATGGGATCGTGTAGCGATCTGCAGATTGAGTGCAAATGGAATTCCTGATAACAGCTTCGGCAGCAATGGAAGAGTGATTACACCTTTTCCCAATTTCATGGGTATCGCTACTTCCCTGAGCATTTCTCCAACCGGAAAAATTATTGCAGGCGTAATCTGGAACGATGTCTTTTTCAGCGACTATGGATTCTTACTACTGGGTTATAAAGAGAATGGAATCATTGACTCGCTGTTTGGCGCAGATGGTTTTATACAAACCAAACTTTCTTCCGAAGTGCTTACCTATAACTCTGACCTGCATGTAAACAGTAACAACGAAATCAATTTTACCTCTACCGCGAAGCATGGCATCAGCAACAATGATTTTTTTATGGCACAGTTCAATGACAACGGAACACGGCATCTTTCCTTTGGTAATAATGGAGAAACCTGGGGCGACCTGATTCCGGCGGCCTCTGATGAAGGCGCCAATTATATCGCATGGCAATCGGATGAGAGCATGATGATTGGCGGATCTTTCGCTTATGGTGTAAACAGTGATTTCCTCGTTGCCCATTATAAAACGGATGGCACCATGGAGGAATCATTTGGTGGAACAGGTTTCGTTCGCATTGATATTGATGATCTTTCCGATCATGCGCAATCCATTCTGAATAATCCTGACGGTAGTTTTTTTGTGTGCGGTTACTCGCACGATAGCATTGACGAAAAGCAGGAAGCCACTGTTGCTAAACTGAAAGCGGATGGTCGACTCGATTTTGCTTTCGGAGATCATGGTATAGTAGAAACCACGCTCGGTGAACTGTCTGCTGTTCCTGTTAAATATTTGCTGCAACCGGATAATAAAATCGTTGGTTGTGGTGCGGTCCTTTTTTCTTCCACTACCTGGAAAGCCTGCATATTCAGGCTAAATAGTGATGGCACCAACGATAACACATTCAGCGATGATGGGCTTGCTGAGTATGAATTACCATCAAGCGGCCTGGGAGTTCTGAGGGACATTGCCTTACTATCCGATGGTTCTATTCTTTGCTGCGGATATCATGATGCTACAGGCGTATTAATTAAATTGCTTTCCAATGGAACATTCGATAATTCATTTGGAAATAACGGTGTGGTCACCTTTGTTGCATCAACATTATATTCGATCAACTCATTAGTGGTGCAGCAAGATGGCAGTATTGTTCTAAGCGGATCAGGGCAGATTGCAGGGAATGTTTCACTGGATTATATGCTGTTCCGTTTTCTTAGCAATGGAGATCCTGACATCAATTTCGGTTTGAACGGAACTTCGTTTATTAACCATGATAATTACGATGACTGGGCAGCTGAAATCGGTGTGCTGGCTGATGGACGTATAACTGTTACGGGTGAATATGATGCAGTTTCAAATGATTCGGCAGAAGTGTGTTTACTGATGCTCACCAATGCCGGTGATCCTGACTATACATTTAGCGGTGATGGCTGGGCTGCTTTTGATGCGCAGGGACATGTTGATGAAAGCCATTG
The genomic region above belongs to Chitinophagaceae bacterium and contains:
- a CDS encoding T9SS type A sorting domain-containing protein gives rise to the protein MKKFSLQFSPKQLLLIVLSCSIPGITAAQLNVLDPTFGNNGFVINKLHEAGGSDVAETSVLQPDGKTVLAGYTSIGSTTDSNDIAVLRFNDDGSIDPSFGNDGRVVIDISNSNDFIYSMALQSDGKLVLAGKTFTDISGGIYSRLLVVRLLANGLPDSSFAGDGIYNFDYSANGEALYNVAVLPDGKILAAGTVTSTTPELLLLRLLDDGTPDASFGGDGFVQVSGHLLMNPMKLAIDPSSRILISGQTTTGGRFGVERYKSNGVIDSSFGIDGLAAANIDMAADIPYTLKISSDGKIVVAGNSKDPVTGWDRVAICRLSANGIPDNSFGSNGRVITPFPNFMGIATSLSISPTGKIIAGVIWNDVFFSDYGFLLLGYKENGIIDSLFGADGFIQTKLSSEVLTYNSDLHVNSNNEINFTSTAKHGISNNDFFMAQFNDNGTRHLSFGNNGETWGDLIPAASDEGANYIAWQSDESMMIGGSFAYGVNSDFLVAHYKTDGTMEESFGGTGFVRIDIDDLSDHAQSILNNPDGSFFVCGYSHDSIDEKQEATVAKLKADGRLDFAFGDHGIVETTLGELSAVPVKYLLQPDNKIVGCGAVLFSSTTWKACIFRLNSDGTNDNTFSDDGLAEYELPSSGLGVLRDIALLSDGSILCCGYHDATGVLIKLLSNGTFDNSFGNNGVVTFVASTLYSINSLVVQQDGSIVLSGSGQIAGNVSLDYMLFRFLSNGDPDINFGLNGTSFINHDNYDDWAAEIGVLADGRITVTGEYDAVSNDSAEVCLLMLTNAGDPDYTFSGDGWAAFDAQGHVDESHCLRVQPDDKVIVGGLSYAPEGGYDLVLSRFNTSFATGLNEISDNTTELFMYPNPAQESVTIENPFYHFNYATDHSIQVSVRNILGEILSTTLFEKDASVFKLTLENFAAGIYVMEVSVGNNHLYNKLIKE